Proteins from a single region of Borrelia duttonii Ly:
- the thyX gene encoding FAD-dependent thymidylate synthase — MNFKIEKENLLNIEHKVLDKGFIKLVDFMGSDERIIQAARISYRGESIKREDRELIDYLIRNEHTSPLEQVVFTFYVKAPIFVARQWMRHRTARINEVSSSYSLIREEFYVPLEENMNTHNVTDNQDNKKTECEFREEILNNLKENQKSSYKLYQNMINHNISKEISRIVLPLSLYTEWYWQIDLNNLFHFIKLRSALNASKEVAEHSSKEMREYAKVLLEIIEKIVPIATKSFKNHILKGCKLSYEEIVAIAGALDISKLKLDANALKRLQDKLNI; from the coding sequence TTGAATTTTAAAATTGAAAAAGAAAATCTGTTAAACATAGAACATAAAGTATTAGATAAAGGTTTTATAAAACTTGTTGATTTTATGGGTAGTGATGAGAGAATAATTCAAGCTGCAAGAATCTCATATAGAGGAGAGAGCATTAAGAGAGAAGACAGAGAACTTATTGATTATTTAATCAGAAATGAACATACAAGTCCATTGGAACAAGTAGTTTTTACATTTTATGTAAAAGCCCCAATATTTGTTGCAAGACAATGGATGCGACACAGAACAGCAAGGATTAATGAAGTTTCTAGTTCTTATAGTTTAATTAGAGAAGAGTTTTATGTGCCTTTAGAAGAGAATATGAATACACACAATGTTACAGATAATCAAGATAATAAAAAAACTGAATGTGAATTTAGAGAGGAAATATTAAATAATTTAAAGGAAAATCAAAAATCTTCTTACAAGTTATATCAAAACATGATAAATCATAATATCTCAAAAGAAATATCCAGAATTGTCTTGCCTTTAAGCTTATATACCGAATGGTATTGGCAAATTGATTTAAATAATCTCTTTCATTTTATAAAATTAAGATCGGCCTTAAATGCATCAAAAGAAGTTGCTGAGCATTCATCTAAAGAAATGCGTGAATATGCTAAAGTATTACTTGAGATTATAGAAAAAATTGTCCCTATTGCCACTAAAAGTTTTAAAAATCATATCTTAAAAGGTTGTAAATTATCTTATGAAGAGATAGTTGCAATTGCTGGTGCTCTAGATATAAGTAAACTTAAATTAGATGCCAATGCATTAAAGAGATTACAAGATAAACTGAATATTTAA